The following proteins are co-located in the Vigna unguiculata cultivar IT97K-499-35 chromosome 9, ASM411807v1, whole genome shotgun sequence genome:
- the LOC114164053 gene encoding thaumatin-like protein 1 — protein MDQLKLSLQFLLTLHLLASGAVSTTTFTVVNKCDYSVWPGILSNAGIAALPTTGFLLQTGEAKTITAPTSWGGRLWGRTLCTQDSAGKFSCLTGDCGSGTIECAGNGASPPATLAEFTLNGDRGLDFFDVSLVDGYNVPMLVTPRGGSGDNCTSTGCVGDLNGTCPSELRVTSVDGKQSMACRSACQAFGSPQYCCKGVYGSPNTCKPTAYSQIFKSACPRAYSYAYDDKTSTFTCAPSADYTITFCPSPNDNPSQKSWQGQNPRSDSSGSSSGSPQLNNGTMVYVGGAMDQSELSWSAGTHVKESQAIAGFVSITIALWLLCHL, from the exons ATGGATCAGCTCAAACTATCACTTCAATTTTTACTAACACTTCATCTATTAGCATCAG GTGCAGTATCAACCACAACCTTCACCGTGGTTAACAAATGCGACTATTCAGTGTGGCCAGGCATTCTCTCAAACGCAGGAATCGCGGCGCTTCCAACAACCGGTTTCCTTCTACAAACCGGAGAGGCCAAAACCATCACCGCTCCAACCTCTTGGGGTGGCCGTTTATGGGGCCGCACTCTCTGCACGCAAGACTCCGCTGGAAAATTCTCCTGCCTCACGGGCGATTGTGGCTCCGGCACGATCGAATGTGCGGGCAACGGTGCCTCGCCGCCAGCGACCTTGGCCGAGTTCACACTCAACGGTGACAGAGGTCTTGATTTCTTCGACGTGAGCCTAGTGGACGGTTACAACGTTCCGATGCTGGTGACTCCTCGTGGTGGCTCCGGTGATAACTGCACCAGCACGGGGTGCGTTGGGGACCTCAACGGCACGTGCCCTTCGGAGCTTAGGGTTACAAGCGTGGATGGAAAACAGAGCATGGCGTGTAGGAGTGCGTGTCAGGCGTTCGGGTCCCCGCAGTATTGCTGCAAAGGCGTGTATGGGTCTCCCAACACTTGCAAGCCTACGGCATATTCGCAGATTTTCAAGAGCGCTTGCCCACGCGCGTACAGCTACGCGTATGATGACAAGACCAGCACTTTTACATGTGCACCCTCTGCGGATTACACCATCACTTTCTGCCCTTCCCCTAATGATAACCCCAG TCAGAAATCGTGGCAGGGGCAAAACCCGAGATCAGATAGCAGTGGTTCTTCTTCTGGGTCGCCGCAACTTAACAATGGCACAATGGTGTATGTAGGAGGTGCCATGGATCAAAGTGAATTATCATGGTCAGCAGGTACACATGTGAAGGAATCTCAAGCCATTGCTGGTTTTGTCAGTATCACCATTGCTCTTTGGCTCTTGTGCCACTTATAG